A section of the Humulus lupulus chromosome 2, drHumLupu1.1, whole genome shotgun sequence genome encodes:
- the LOC133815518 gene encoding protein GAMETE EXPRESSED 2 codes for MSLSLAFKLSDELQEKKGNPKPEFAFSWLDDKDTFKAGDIAIVKIKVLSNLDKLDKNAFHPILTVNGKTGNSSYVSGVFTDFKGNNSDDWKIFFTTLTAGLFNVMINEDRYQVFDSSLHFQVEPGRMYPSVCFASWVGNINEFEAGSRARLLILPKDAFGNNVSSNSEDPNAYNFTVSALYGNGSLADYPNINGIGWNGFGCIILEFTVVKAGEFFLLVQGGNQTLSGTPLPFRVKPGPLEVSNCVMRWNYEPNAWQLFSKMELFIHQQDQYGNLVPGLYEFDAEVIEKEANLSIPIPDLYFAEVEPGIQLFSFSNLELGNFLLKISDMKHNKSISDMPYAYNVFVGYCNGSNSVVNGTGLNNSIAGEMAEFSVYLEDSFLDPSPVEVERLQVEITREIDSYSILPTISPIQIINGTFKILKFPCFLFDKKPARNSSVLATSFDVTYTPDKSGVYGIRVYCGNIMLNGGHSFTKEVSAGEVNISLSRVVKFSPKVPKLIKNEVVVELMDSFHNPVMSQQSRLKLEVAASMKNASGFLSWKFLDNNNGSYTGHYTAKDIGNYQICASFDGKSFDPCPFEVNVYSSEYFPRAYDDTIFVWEDESTAFDALGNDYFAGDSATIQEFSEPSHGSLLQYGRLLRYTPQKDYYGNDSFVYTISDVNGNLATASVNISVLTIPPQFISFPSQLQATEDEINPKFGGFSGFELRYSDMNENISVNLSAKSGTISLSPMLMQFWPTKNKLSLYKGDGEAKGLVLEGTVEVVNFALKSIQYYGNENFYGNDTVRISTRNTHGVNILDVPVFLDPINDPPFIHIPEFIILKSNEDESLIYDLKRDKFEFFIGDPDIQGFSGYKSQFMVYFSVEVDNGFLVTSLPAELINTTELKTMNSHMWQPLQTYVSISQHFKVKANGIRFRGTVDDCNSVMKQLYYNGGYHGAVLTVTVNDMGNYGCYPDCTDNVSVPLYTEVNVNLIRRRPMSSFVSHALGSALVIESIVVLTLGVVVLSFTCKCAFALVKERSNYGISKTPVVSIKASE; via the exons ATGAGTTTGTCTTTGGCGTTCAAACTTTCAGATGAACTTC aagaaaaaaaaggaaatcCAAAGCCTGAGTTTGCATTCAGTTGGTTAGATGACAAGGACACATTTAAAGCCGGTGACATTGCGATTGTAAAGATTAAAGTGTTAAGCAATCTTGACAAACTTGACAAGAACGCATTTCACCCCATTCTCACTGTCAATGGAAAGACTGGGAATAGTTCTTACGTATCTGGGGTTTTTACAGATTTCAAAGGCAACAATTCCGATGATTGGAAGATTTTTTTTACCACCTTAACTGCTGGTTTATTCAATGTGATGATCAACGAGGATCGCTACCAAGTTTTTGATTCTTCATTGCATTTCCAAGTTGAACCAG GGAGAATGTACCCTTCTGTCTGTTTTGCTTCATGGGTGGGTAACATCAACGAGTTTGAAGCAGGGTCAAGAGCTAGACTTTTAATACTTCCAAAAGATGCATTTGGGAACAATGTCTCTTCAAATAGTGAAGATCCCAATGCATATAACTTCACTGTGTCTGCATTATATGGCAATGGTTCCCTTGCTGATTATCCTAATATCAATGGCATTGGATGGAATGGATTTGGTTGTATAATTCTTGAGTTTACTGTGGTGAAAGCTGGAGAGTTCTTTTTGCTTGTTCAGGGTGGCAATCAGACCTTGAGTGGAACTCCCCTTCCATTCAGAGTGAAACCAG GACCTCTTGAAGTTTCCAATTGTGTGATGAGGTGGAACTATGAACCAAATGCGTGGCAACTATTTTCAAAGATGGAACTCTTCATACATCAGCAAGATCAGTATGGAAATCTAGTTCCAGGACTCTATGAGTTCGATGCTGAAGTTATCGAAAAAGAAGCAAACTTGTCTATACCTATACCAGATTTGTACTTTGCGGAAGTGGAGCCTGGAATTCAACTGTTTTCCTTCAGCAATCTTGAGCTAGGGAATTTTTTGCTCAAAATATCAGACATGAAGCACAACAAGAGTATCTCTGACATGCCATATGCTTATAATGTCTTTGTAG GTTATTGCAATGGATCAAACAGTGTTGTCAATGGAACTGGTTTGAACAATTCCATCGCAGGAGAAATGGCAGAGTTCTCAGTTTATTTGGAAGATAGCTTTTTAGATCCTTCTCCTGTAGAAGTAGAGAGGCTTCAAGTGGAAATTACAAGGGAAATTGACTCCTATAGCATACTACCAACCATATCTCCAATACAGATTATAAATGGTacatttaaaattttgaaattcccTTGTTTCTTATTTGATAAGAAA CCTGCTAGGAATTCAAGTGTTCTAGCGACTTCTTTCGATGTGACTTACACGCCTGACAAGAGTGGTGTTTATGGAATTCGAGTATATTGTGGAAATATTATGCTTAATGGTGGCCATTCATTTACCAAGGAAGTAAGTGCAG GTGAGGTTAATATATCGCTTTCAAGGGTTGTAAAATTTTCTCCCAAGGTACCAAAGTTGATAAAGAATGAAGTAGTTGTGGAGCTTATGGATTCTTTCCATAACCCTGTTATGTCACAACAATCAAGGCTGAAACTAGAGGTTGCTGCTTCAATGAAGAATGCCTCGGGTTTCTTAAGTTGGaaatttttggacaacaataacGGGTCATATACAGGTCACTATACAGCTAAGGACATTGGAAATTATCAAATATGTGCTTCATTTGATGGCAAAAGTTTTGACCCTTGTCCTTTTGAGGTCAATGTCTATAGTA GTGAATATTTTCCTCGAGCCTACGATGATACAATATTTGTTTGGGAGGATGAATCTACCGCTTTTGATGCTTTAGGAAATGATTACTTTGCTGGTGACAGTGCAACTATCCAAGAATTTTCAGAA CCAAGCCATGGTTCACTTCTCCAATATGGAAGGCTGCTCCGATACACACCTCAGAAAGACTACTATGGAAATGATTCCTTTGTGTACACAATATCAGATGTAAATGGTAATCTTGCAACTGCTTCAGTAAACATATCTGTTCTCACAATCCCACCTCAGTTTATTTCCTTCCCAAGTCAATTACAAGCAACCGAAGATGAGATAAATCCCAAATTTGG TGGTTTCTCTGGATTTGAGCTAAGATATTCAGATATGAATGAGAACATATCTGTTAATCTTAGTGCAAAATCTGGGACTATTTCCCTCTCTCCAATGCTAATGCAGTTCTGGCCAACAAAGAACAAACTTTCTTTATACAAAGGGGATGGAGAAGCTAAGGGTTTGGTCTTGGAAGGCACTGTGGAAGTAGTGAACTTTGCTCTCAAGTCAATTCAGTATTATGG AAATGAGAACTTCTATGGCAATGATACAGTTCGAATCTCGACTAGAAACACACATGGAGTGAATATCTTGGATGTTCCAGTGTTTTTGGATCCTATCAATGACCCCCCATTTATTCACATCCCTGAATTCATCATCTTGAAAAGTAATGAAGATGAGTCACTGATATATGACTTAAAAAGAGACAAGTTTGAGTTTTTCATTGGAGACCCTGATATTCAAGGCTTCTCTG GTTACaaatcccaattcatggtctatttTTCTGTGGAAGTTGATAATGGATTTCTAGTAACTAGTCTACCAGCTGAGCTGATCAACACAACTGAACTTAAGACCATGAACAGTCATATGTGGCAGCCTCTTCAAACATATGTTAGCATCTCACAACACTTTAAGGTCAAGGCTAATGGAATTAGATTCCGGGGAACAGTTGATGACTGCAATAGTGTTATGAAGCAGCTTTACTACAAT GGTGGATACCATGGTGCTGTTTTAACAGTGACAGTAAATGACATGGGAAATTATGGGTGTTACCCAGATTGTACTGACAATGTTTCAGTGCCTTTATATACAGAGGTTAATGTTAATCTTATCAGAAGAAGGCCAATGAgttcatttgtatctcatg CCTTGGGATCGGCATTGGTGATTGAGTCCATAGTGGTACTTACTCTTGGAGTTGTAGTTTTATCTTTTACATGCAAATGTGCTTTTGCTTTGGTTAAGGAAAGAAGTAACTATGGTATCAGCAAAACTCCTGTGGTTTCAATTAAAGCAAGT GAATGA